From the genome of Triticum aestivum cultivar Chinese Spring chromosome 3B, IWGSC CS RefSeq v2.1, whole genome shotgun sequence, one region includes:
- the LOC123071222 gene encoding trans-cinnamate 4-monooxygenase, producing the protein MDFVFVEKLLAGLLAAVVGAIVVSKIRGRKLRLPPGPFPVPIFGNWLQVGDDLNHRNLAAMARKFGEVFLLRMGQRNLVVVSSPPLAREVLHTQGVEFGSRTRNVVFDIFTGEGQDMVFTVYGDHWRKMRRIMTVPFFTNKVVQQYRPGWEAEAAFVVDNVRADPRAATEGVVLRRHLQLMMYNNMYRIMFDRRFESMDDPLFLRLRALNGERSRLAQSFEYNYGDFIPILRPFLRGYLRLCKEVKETRLKLFKDYFLDERKKLVSTKAMDNNGGLKCAIDHILEAEQKGEINEDNVLYIIENINVAAIETTLWSIEWGLAELVNHPEIQQKLRDEMDAVLGAGHQITEPDTHKLPYLQAVIKETLRLRMAIPLLVPHMNLHDAKLAGYNIPAESKILVNAWFLANNPEQWKRPDEFRPERFLEEEKHVEANGNDFRYLPFGVGRRSCPGIILALPILGITIGRLVQNFVLTPPPGQDKLDTTEKGGQFSLHILKHSTIVAKPRVF; encoded by the exons ATGGACTTCGTCTTCGTGGAGAagctcctcgcgggcctcctcgcgGCCGTGGTGGGCGCCATCGTGGTGTCCAAGATCCGGGGCCGCAAGCTGAGGCTGCCGCCGGGCCCCTTCCCGGTCCCCATCTTCGGCAACTGGCTGCAGGTCGGCGACGACCTGAACCACCGCAACCTGGCGGCGATGGCCCGCAAGTTCGGCGAGGTCTTCCTCCTCCGCATGGGCCAGCGCAACCTGGTGGTGGTCTCCTCTCCGCCGCTCGCCCGCGAGGTGCTCCACACGCAGGGCGTGGAGTTCGGGTCCCGCACCCGCAACGTGGTGTTCGACATCTTCACGGGCGAGGGCCAAGACATGGTGTTCACCGTGTACGGTGACCACTGGCGCAAGATGCGGCGCATCATGACGGTGCCCTTCTTCACCAACAAGGTGGTGCAGCAGTACCGGCCCGGGTGGGAGGCCGAGGCGGCCTTCGTCGTCGACAACGTCCGCGCCGACCCCAGGGCCGCCACCGAGGGCGTCGTGCTCCGCCGCCACCTGCAGCTCATGATGTACAACAACATGTACCGCATCATGTTCGACCGGCGGTTCGAGAGCATGGACGACCCGCTGTTCCTCCGGCTCCGGGCGCTCAACGGCGAGCGCAGCCGCCTCGCGCAAAGCTTCGAGTACAACTACGGCGACTTCATCCCCATCCTCCGCCCCTTCCTCCGCGGCTACCTCAGGCTCTGCAAGGAGGTCAAGGAGACCCGCCTCAAGCTCTTCAAGGATTACTTCCTGGACGAGAGGAA GAAGCTGGTGAGCACCAAGGCCATGGACAACAACGGTGGGCTCAAGTGCGCCATTGATCACATCCTGGAGGCTGAGCAGAAGGGGGAGATCAACGAGGACAACGTCCTCTACATCATCGAGAACATCAACGTCGCAG CGATCGAGACGACGCTGTGGTCGATCGAGTGGGGGCTGGCGGAGCTGGTGAACCACCCGGAGATCCAGCAGAAGCTTCGCGACGAAATGGACGCGGTGCTGGGCGCGGGGCACCAGATCACGGAGCCGGACACGCACAAGCTCCCCTACCTGCAGGCGGTGATCAAGGAGACGCTCCGGCTGCGCATGGCCATCCCGCTGCTGGTGCCCCACATGAACCTCCACGACGCCAAGCTCGCCGGCTACAACATCCCCGCCGAGAGCAAGATCCTCGTCAACGCCTGGTTCCTCGCCAACAACCCGGAGCAGTGGAAGCGGCCCGACGAGTTCCGGCCGGAGCGCttcctggaggaggagaagcacgTGGAGGCCAACGGCAACGACTTCAGGTACTTGCCCTTCGGCGTCGGCCGCCGGAGCTGCCCCGGCATCATCCTCGCGCTGCCCATCCTCGGCATCACCATCGGCCGCCTCGTCCAGAACTTCGTGCTCACGCCGCCGCCCGGCCAGGACAAGCTCGACACCACGGAGAAGGGCGGCCAGTTCAGCCTCCACATCCTCAAGCACTCCACCATCGTCGCCAAGCCCAGAGTGTTCTAG